In Clupea harengus chromosome 4, Ch_v2.0.2, whole genome shotgun sequence, the genomic stretch CCCGTGGTAATGGCTGAGGTGCTTGCAGACTACTTCGGGttgtgaattaacctgaactaaaactgagatACATGGAATCTTGTCTGTTGTGTAGTGGCATGTGTTCCAACCCATCGAGAATATGGAGGGGGATGGGTCTGGGACACcaaacaccactgttgagccttcaggGGGTGTCGTGGGCATTAATTAAACGAAACACTGATGCTAGGTGACAACCCCAGAGAAATGCTCtcgaaggcagctttgttgtcgTTGTATGTgttatggttgggcagtcattTTGTAGTACtcgtgggctacagacagcgcatgttgtactgtaagGGAGGGCCCGGGTACAACATGTGACGTGTGTTGCGGCGGTCCCCAGACAGTTGTGCGTTGTTTTTGTATCCTGCTGCGCAGGATCTATGGTTAGACAGTTGTTCTATTGTTTAGGTTAGGTTTGCTGGCTGTAAgtgcttgcatgtgacagtAAGAGGAATTGGCTGCTTTGGAAAGTCCCCAACGAATAGCACAAATAATTTAACATCTTAATGTACAATTCAAATTATAGGGTTCTTTTTATTAATGAATCAGGGAACCCCAAACCCCTGCATATTTTGTGTTGTCACTGTACATTGAGGTGGATTCTTACTTTAGACTTTAGTGAGGTGGCAGTTAGCAACACATGCTGAAAAGAAGCATTGCAGGTTCAATCCGTAAATTACACCACATTCATTTTTTGCATGTAGACTCAACTGTAACATGAATTGCATAATTTTGCCTGATGTGATctaaacaaatgttttattcCTTACTCCTCATAGACTGTGTTTGGAACCACCGACCCTATATGGGAGGATGCCTTCACCTTCTTCATCCAGGACCCTCTCAAACAGGACTTGGACATTCAGGTCTGCACATGTGTTCTGCTAATCTGCCCTCTACTCTAAGTGTCGGTGAAAACTTAACCTATGAGTTAAGTCACCAGGCCAAAACAGATCACCTAGGAGACCTGACTAGACCAATTCTCCTGCCATTTGTGTTTGCTCAAGTGTCTCCGCATTTTTGTAATTCTCTCACCCCTCCACTCCCACGCTGTCTCTGcgtccctttctctcacaggtGAAGGACGACGACAGGTCCCTGTCCCTGGGCAGTCTGGCCATCCCTCTGGACCGCCTGCTGGTCACCCCAGAGCTTACGATGGACCAGTGGTTCCAGCTGGAGAACTCAGGGCTCGGCCAGCAGGCTCTACCTCAAAGCTGTGCTTAGGGTGAGTGGACTGACACAGTTCCATCACACTCCcctacattcacactctcttgAGCCTCACACGCTCACTACAGCATCTGGTCTTTGTCAGACGTAGGGTGAAAAAAACCACTGGTGGTGTACATTCTGTGACAACATTCTCTGAGGAGAATAGAGGATGCTTAAGACCAGCAGGGGCATCTCTAGTTATTTATCCCAAAGTACTATTCATAGTAATCTATCTGGTAGTCTGGTAGTCTAACTGGTAAGCTGCTTTGCATTTAATGCAGTTTAATTTGGGAACAAGCTCTCTTAGAGGTAATATAGAAAACAGTCTGGTCTACAAAATGGGATTTATCTGTATTACGTTCCTGCATAGGAAAATCACTTAAGGTTGCCATTATTTCTCTGTCATGTCAAAACGTCCTATTtcatacaaacaaatatttaGTTGTCTCTGTGTCTACCGACTTTAACGGATCTATATATCCCCTTacctttgttgtgtgtgtgtgtgtgtgtgccccagttGCTTTGGCTGGATGAAGACGCTATTCCCATCAGCCCTGTTTCTCCATGTCCCACGTCCCCTGGGTCAGGCCATGGCGAAGGGGGCGTGATCTCAGAGGTGACCCCAGGTGGCTCCAACTTGTCCCCCAACCCCTGTGTGACGCGACCTAAAAACACCAGCCCAGATGAAGACTTCGCCACTGAGGTGAGGCCCCTCAGGATATATTTCACCTTCTAATCAGGCTACAttagtgtgtttgcttttctaATATTGATTTGATAATTAACGTTTTTTGTAAGAACTCGTCAAACCAGTTAAGCCTGACAGGCTGTCGTAACGTATCCCGTTTGTCTCTTAAGCTGTCCCTCGCCCATGTTGACATACTATACTGAGACGCCCTCCCTGCTCTGCCCACCTCTGTGTTTCCTGCAGGGCGTCTTGAGGATCCATCTGGTGGAGGCCGAGAACCTCGTCGCCAAGGACAGCTTCATGGGCCGGAAGGGGAAGAGCGACCCCTACGTCAAGGTCCGCGTGGGTGGTGTGACCTTCAAGAGTCACGTGATCAAAGAGAACCTCAACCCCACCTGGAATGAGATGTATGAGGTATGAGTGCACGCTCGAGCTTCAACGGGGGGGGCCGGTGTTCCTCTGGGAGTGACAGCATGAGTAATGGCTTTCATCTGTTTTTAGAtacacgtttttttttcacGGAGCTCTTGTAACCTCTTTAATTCAGCCTGTTGGGACATGGCTCCCCTTGTGGAAATCTCTGCTGTACTCACACCATGTAATTATGTCTCTCACTTCTGGCCGTCTCTGGTGTCCCTCGCAGGTGATCCTGACCCAGCTCCCGGGACAAGAGGTGCAGTTTGAGTTGTTTGACAAGGACTTTGACCAGGATGACTTCCTCGGCAGGTAAGGAAAGGAGACAAAGACGTCAGAAAGCTtttaaaaggggggggggttctcctGTGTAGAACCGGGGATTCTGCAGATGTAATCTCAAAAATCTCATTGCAGATTCAAGATTAATCTAAGAGACCTTATCACCGCACAGTTCAATGATCAGGTGAGAGCATCCTCAGACCAAgtctgaatacaaaaaaaaaataagataacACTTAAAGGTTTTCAATATTACtaattctgtgttctgtgtgttcgtcggtggctgtgtgtgttgttatccTCCCAAACCTGCAGTGGTACACTCTGAATGACACGGAGTCGGGGCGAGTTCACCTGGTGATGGAGTGGTTGCCCAGAGTAACAGATCTGACAAGACTGGACCAGGTTAGCACCGTGTTGTCTGAGTGCTCACAGAAACGAAACACCTGCTAgctaatgtgtctgtgtacacacgGGCCGCACAACTGTTTCCATCAGTCCATTCATTTGCTTTTCTCAGGTCCTGTACTGTATCAGGTCATTTCATTTGCAAGAAGAATCCATACAAAAGCATACATTTTTGTATAACACGAAATGTTGCATGTCGTGTTGGATTATTAGTATGCTGGCAGGCACCGTTTGGCAGTTGAACAGTGTAAGTGATGGCCTCTTATGTGATGTGTCCTGTTAGATCTTACAGCTCCAGTCCCAGCAGGCGTATCAGAATAAGGTGGTGTCCTCTGTAGCCCTGCTCTTTGTCTATGTGGACAGGGCCCATGGTCTGCCGGTGAGTGCATATGCTCAGGGAGATCCTCACGTCTCACGCTTCCAAAAACGGAATCTAAGATAAATTGTGCTGTAACTGTCTGCAtggagattttttttgtgtgctctaCGGATGTGGGCTTTGCAATCTGACTTGTTTTCTTTTCCGTGCCATGTTTTCTGTGGCCATAGCTGAAGAAGAGTGGCAAAGAGCCCAAGGTCGGGGCAGAGATCTCACTAGAGGGCGTTTCATACCGGACTAAGGTGGGACTTCCTGTTCATTTCCACGTGCTGTAATGTCTGCCTGTGTCCTTGATGTGACACATCCCTAAAGTCTACATGAAGACTGGATTGTTGTGTAATGAaatggtaaatgtgtgtgtctctcatacTGTGTGCATATTTATGTTTACTCTCCCATAGGTTTGTGATCGTTCTACCTCTCCTCGGTGGGATGAAGCTTGTCACTTCCTGGTTCGTGACCCCAAAAAGGACATCCTCACAGTGAAGGTCAGGAAATTGATacgtattaaaaaaaaataaaaaatcagttTGAGCCGTGTTGCTGATTTGACTGAACTTGACTGGCTGTGACAGACAGTCATAGTGTTTTAATACGGGGTTGTCTGTGCAGCTTTCCCACAGCTGGGGCCAGGCTCTGGGTGCCCTGGTGTTGCCACTGAGGGAGATGCTGGCTGAGCCTGACCTGGTGCTGGACTGCTGGCTGCCTCTGGATGGCGCTCTCCCAGAGAGTGAGATCCTTCTGAGGGCTGAAGTCAAGGTGCCTTAGCAACAACAGCGCAATGGTTCAACATTTCAGCACGTAGTTCCAGACTACAGCGATCATGCAGTCTAGTTCAATTTGAAGTTAAAATAATTCAGTTCTCAGAGCATCCTTTGAATACTAGTCTAACTGACTATTCCCCGTTAAATGTCCATCTGCCCATCATTTATCAAATAGCTAATCCAGTCATCTTTGTCTGCAATCATAAACAATTCACTTGTATTTCGGTCCATCAGTTACTGGACTCGAAGTTAGTGGAGTGCCTCAAGGCGAGTTGTGATGACGTCACAGACGGAGACGAGATAGAGGAAGCAGATCACGTCATTCCCAGCAGAGACTCAGACGTGGCGGCCAACCTTAGGCACAGAGCAGTGCCTACCAACGCGTGAGTGTCACACAGAATACACTACTGGTCTTTCTtgcacagagaaatagacaagCTATAATTAgattgtctgcatgtgtgttttgtgtgcgcgtgtgtgtgtgtttgtgcgtgcatgtctgtatgtgtgtgcgtccgtgtatgtgtgtgtatgtgtgtgtgtgtgtgtgtgtgtgtgtgtgcttgtgtctacAGAGGAGATGGTATGAGcgatgatggaggaggtggacaggtgaagctctctctcctctactcttctGAGGAGAGCCGACTGGTCATCACAGTCTATGCCTGCAGGTACTGTAAATCCCTCAGTGCCCCAGATATCATACACTTACCTATGTGCTTTTCCTCGCTCGCTGTTTGAATATCTCATATCTAAGGCTCACAGGCTGTTAACATACCATGAGCTGTTTCAGGAACTTCACCCTCGAGCTGTTTGGCTGACCACATTCCTCTTGGAACACCTGCAGCATTAAATTTGTGTTCCCTGGACTGTCTGCCGCCAGATTGTAAACACTTCAGTctggcttgtttgtttgtggacaGAAACCTGACTGCCTGCACCAAAGATGGATCCGACCCCTACGTCTCCTTCATCCTTTTCCCAGACAAGAGCAGAACCACCAAACGGAAGACCAGCGTGAAGAAGAAAGACCTCAACCCTGAGTTCAATGAGAGGTAAGTTGTGGGGGAGTAATAACTGGCTTGGGAAAGATAATGACATGACGTGTCAGCCCGCCCCAGAGGCTTAATGTTCCATTGCGTTTGCCCCTGCTAGGTTTGACTTTGACCTGTCACTGGAGGAGGCCACGCAGAGAAGACTGGACCTGTCGGTGAAACACAGTGTTTCCTTCATGAGTCGTGAGGAACTCATCGGAAAAGTGAGAGTAAACAGTTTTATCGTCTATGAATAAACAGTTCATTTGTaatgttgaatttttttttttgtctgtaatTCTAATTCTTATTAAAGTTCTAGTTCTAGTTTTAATTCCAATTccaattctaattctaattctactTCCAATTCTAATTCTACTTccaattctaattctaattctagttccagttccagttccagttccTGTTCCAATTCTAATTCTAGTTATAATTCCAATTCCAATTCCAGTTTTAGTTCTAGTTCTAGTTCAAATTCTAGTTCCAATTCCAATTCtaattcttattcttattcttattctagttctagttctagttcgaattctaattctaattctggCATGAGCAGCTCTTTATGCcctcttgttttcttgttttcttttttgtagcTGCAGCTTGAGCTGGACCAGGTTGACCTCAGCTCAGGGGTCACACAGTGGTATGTACACCAGTTACACCCAGAGTTTGTTTTTAGAACATTCAAGAGCATCTGTGCAAATAGATCTTAGCCTCCTCCTGTTGCTATTAATGCTCTGTTCTTCTCAGGTACGCCTTGGCCGAGGAGACCACCTAATGGGAATTCAAGTGGACTTGATGATGATGCCTTTAAAgtctctgtctgctcctgctTTATCTACTCTTAAGCTTCTGCTGTATGTTGCAAATGTCACTTTTGTAACTTTGAAGTTGTGTGTAGCATTAGAGTAACGGGATCACTGCTGAGGAAGGACAAAGGTATCATATCACTTCAGTGTGGTCATTCATCAGGGGAATACCTTCTATTTGTCTGAACAGGGAGGTTGTTTACTGTCaatcaggaaaaaaacaacGAAAGGGGTATTATATCACATTTGCACTAGCAAAATGCGTTTAGATTGATgttaacatgcaaacacaagtgTTTTACATTCAGTCCTCCTGTGGTGAAGTCTTAACCTTGTCAGTATTTTCAGGTACAATGTGGCAACTACTTAATTCATTTTCTCGGGTGTTCTTGACTGAGCACCTTTTGTTAAGTGCTCACTGAACGACTGTGTAGGTACATTGTACAACACAGTGCGTACATATTCATAGGATGTGTAACTACAATTCTCATCAACTCAAAACCAAAGATAGCTCATTTTTCAAAAGGAACGAATTACACAACCAAACTCCGACAGACACATTCCTCACTTGATGTAGTTACACAGACCATGAATATGTCTGTCCAGAAGAGCACATGACCCTCACAGACATTACAGCTGGTGCATGTGGATAGAAATTATGCAATGGCAGGTACAGTATCACCAGTAGCAAACAGCAGGTTAGTAATagattataattatttttgtttgctttttgtcGTTCCGTGTTACAGTTTTAAATGTTTGCACTTTTATGCCTTCTCCGTTGCTGGAAAGTGCACAGTCTTGActgaaaataatgtaatttgaAAGAAAAACTTTTATTTGAACTGAAGGAACTCTGTTTTATGTGTTAGGGGTCTTCAAAAGTAGCTGATGAGGCTTTGTCATACAGTGTTATTAAATGTCTCTGTCACCTTAGCAACATTCATATCAGAAAGGTCTGAATCACTGTGCTTGGTTCTGCATTCCTTGCTAATGGAGTGTAGAATAGAATATTCTAGAATATTCTAGAATAGAAGTGTGCTATTATGTGTATTTGCTCAATCTCTTCTGAAGGCAGCCTTACAGTGCCAAGTTGTAAATgactgtggtggtgttgtgacCAGCAGCTTGAAAGATAGATATAAAAAAATCAGCAAGAAACTGTTTTGTGTGAATGGGGGAGAAAGTTATTTTTCGACAGAAAGGGAATGGGGTGGTAGGAATGTCAGCTAGTATGGTTAACACTTCATCATGAATGCCTGTCTTGATTGattaaactttatttgcactttaaaTTGATTTGCGTTTGTCTTCCTTTATGTGGAAACTGTCTGAACAaggtgcatatatatatactgaatTTCCCTAcggggattaatacaagtttatcttatcttatcttatataTGTTTACTCTTCGGTAGCTTGTGAAGGTAGTGATGACCAAGGAACATCAAGACACAAAACATTACTATGATTAATTATGCTACAACCTCCATTAATAAACATCCTTCAGTATACATGTTTACTTTAGAGGGCGCCCATATCATGGACTGTGTACATGCACTTCAAGCTTTGTTGACACTGCTGTTTTGGGGAAGAGAAAAGCAAAGAATAAACAGGCCTTTGTATGAAAAGAAATGAATTGATGTCTAGATAGTGGCCTGTGAGTTACAATTTAGCTGCTCACTTTTAAACTCTTATAGTCATAGTCATGAGTGTTATCCTCgctaaataatgttttatttatttatttattttttttaagctagCAGCCAGTAATGACATCCTATGTAAATAGTTCAAATTCCTAATTGGTCATGCTGAAGTTGCAGTAGCAGACCGGCAGGCCGCGATAATGCGCTGTTTCAGACGTAAtgatccatccatctgtctcaCTGAGGCAAACGATGTGTTGCATGACGAAAAAAGTCACCCCCTCAGTGAGGAGGACTTCTTTGAAAATGGGTGGGACAATACTACTTTACACTTTAGCCTGAGTGGATACGAAATCGAGGAGTCTTATTCGGGATCTCACAACGATAATGAATGGAGGCTCGTAGTAGACAGGAAAGTTCTGTAATAAAGTAGTTTGAAGGTTGGCTCAATCATACAGTTGGATTTACAGCAAGAAATGGATTGGCTGGGCAGCTCCGACTCAATACTTACGGAGAAGAAACAAATTGATACTTCATAGCTTTTGAAGTGATAGTTTGATTCAATGGCGTGCGACAGATGCAAAATTGAATAGTTGATTAATGAATGTAAGAAAATAGTGTGCGTGTTACTTCCATTGTGTGGTTTGGACAATAGTTAGGTTTGCTATTGGTCATGTGAATTGACAACATCTGGAATGTAAGACATATCGTTTAGCGTTTTGAGAGCAATCCAAAAAGAAGAAAGACGTTGAAATTTTCCTTTTGGACTGACATTTTGTTTAACCATGGGGAATATTGAGAGTGTGGATGGACAGTCGGAGATGAAGCATCACATAATGCCATTGAAAGTCCCCATGCCCGATTCAATGGAACTAGAGGAGAGATTTGCATTAGTTTTGGTAAGTTGTAATGACAGATCATGTTGGTTTAGTTTCTTCTCGTTGACCTCTTTATAGGTTCTATAAGTGAACCTCTTTAGAAGTTCTatataagtgttttttttaagcatttCCCTTAAATGTTAACAGACCAATCACCCAAATTAATCATTGTATTATGACTAGATTAAAATGAGAATAATGTGAAAGTAGGCTATTGATTAAACAAAATGGAAAACTGAGCGGCCTAATTTCAGTCCAGTTATTCTCATTTTACATCTTGTCCTCTGGATTTATCGCTGACGTTAACTTTATCTTTGAAgttgacagagacagacagtacaGCTTATGTTtgataacaaaaaaataaacatatttgtgtCGTGCCAATACCGTAAACCACAGTTGTGCGCGTCATAGAAGTGGAAACACATCAGAAAATGTATGATATCACTTTTCCTTTCTACCCCGGTAATTATTTATGCCCTGTGATATCTTGAATTGGCAAACCAGTTCCACCCCCATGCCTGTATTTCCCCCTCCCCGGCCATTCTTTTGTTTCCAAAAAAGTCAACCCCTACCCGCAGCTTTGAGCAAAAAATGTAGCCTGCCGGACGATAAACATTTTACCGAGCCGTTAATTTATCTGACAAACAAATCGGCCATTAGGCAAACACGTCATGGGTCTTAACGGTGCGTGAAACTGTAATATCCtgcatttacaaaaaaagaaatccgtTTTCATCACTGTCTGAGTGCTATACAACACAACATTTTCTGAATTCCCCCGAAACTCCTACGCTCGGGACTGTGGAGGGAGCCACGCCTTCTACGCTCCATCTTCGTAACTTGTAACGCAAGCTCATCTATCTCATTGCCGGATAGCTTTGTTATGCAGTGTACACAGTCAACACCCACTATTAACATAAATCAACACATCCAGGGGAGGCATGCTTACTTCTGTCATCGGATACGACTCTGCCGTTAAGCTCACTCCAAGAACAGACTTGATGAAAGATTTTATCAGGATATTTCGACGCATTAAACAGCATTAAACGTGCAACAGAGATATTTAACGCAATGCTGCTGTATGGCCGATTGAAAGAGATGTCTGTGCCTAAGTTGAGACAATTTAAGCACCTTTTGGACCGCACAGGAAACGGCTAGAGCAGCTTTTTAAAAGGCAAAACTATTGTAAGTGCTTATAGCCCTCTTGTCAGCTAAAAACCCGCCATTTATTGTCGTTAGTTCCAAAGAACAAGACTAGTCGAAAAGAAGACATACAGACAATGCTGATTCCATCCTGTGTTTTTAGCTGACTGCATATTTTCTCTCGCTTACATTTTGAACCCACTGTTGTCAGCACCAGCGCACCAGGATCATTCATTTTGTGAAATAAAGAGTTTTCTCTTACTTAAGTAAACAAATAACTTAACAATTGTTTGTGCTTAAGACTGGTCGGTCATTGCAAAGCTCAGAAAGTAATCACATACTGACCAGTGTGCAATTTATATAAAGCCACAGCCTGATTCTCAGGCCTGAAACTCTCAAGGGGCCTTGAGTGTGAAGACACAAGGCAGTGAGACACAAAGTGAGCAGTTCAGTTTCCAGGGGCTTTTCCACCGCTTTTCCGCTTTTCCCCTTAGATTTCCTCTCTGACATTTGTGGGAAAGAGAAACAAGCTTGTGTGTTTCTTACTGCCGTTATCGGACAATGGGTTGTGCTCAGCATGGCCTCCCTCTTGTTTGGAGATAACGCTGCATCAAAAGCTTGTCGACTGAAGTCTGTAGCCATCAGGAAGAGGGGACCATGACTCGAGTGACTTTGGGAGTGATTAGGGGTCAGAGCGTGGTTATTTTCTCAGGCAGGTTGACTCTCCAAGCAAACCGGTTGACTTTTGAAATGGGCCTCTGTGTAGCGCAAACATTCAAAGCATGTAACTGTAACTGGCAAAAGATTGTCGCCGCAAGGCCAACCTTTGTCACTCCGTTTATTGTTGTGTGATGCTGTGCAGAAAACAGCTCTGGGAGTGAACAAGATTCCCTGTGCTTCGCTTGGCACAGTTGACTTGCTATTGCATCCAACCTGCCATGGCTTTAAAGGAAGTGCAAAAACAAATGGTGAACAGGCAATTTTTCACATCTGATTATTTCTGGTCTGTGAGAGAGCTGTCTTTCtgtcaggggggtgggggggtggggggagtttGTCTTGTGGTTCTCCACAGTAGCCTGctgtcagacagacaccacGCATAGACGCTGCTGGAACGGCATGGTGTTATGATGTCATGTGTGCAGAGTGTGCCAGTGCTGTAATGCACAGAGGCTAATGGCTTTAGCAGGCCTGCTGCAGATGCACAAGGGAAACAGAGGCTGCATTGGTATaggccaggctgtgtgtgtgtgtgtgtgtgtgtgtgtgtgtgtgtgtgtgtgtgtgtgtgtgtgtgtgtgtgtgtgtgtgtgtgtgtgtgtgtgtgtgtgtgtgtttgtgtgtgtgtgatgagggtggGTACAAAAGGGATGAGACCCCTGGGTTATATGAGACTGCTTCATGCAATCTGCtaataaaatgcattttggTGCAGTCAGGTAACTGGGCACATGTGTTAAACAcatcccttcctctttcctgtccaGCTTATTATGGCACTGGCTATTCACTTTTCCCTGTAGTGGactaaatatctctctctctctctctttgtctttccaaGCTTCcagtttttttaaactgaaatcTGTGACCTATAAGAGGCAGTATTGCCATGGGGGCATAGTTGATATAATGTGCATCATTTCTCTGACTTTAtcccttctctttccccctccctggGCCCTGGCAGCTACTTtcccctgggtgtgtgtgtgtgtgtgtgtgtgtgtgtgtgtgtgtgtgtctgtgtgtgtgtgttaacagacAGGGGCTACTGGCTCGTTACACATGTCATTAGCTCAGAGGAATCCCCGCTCTGATCCAAGGCAACGCAGACCTCACAGCCAGACAGATGTGGCCCCTCGTGTACACACATCCTTGCACGGATATTCTGTGTCATCCACATCAAAAGCCCAGACATTTCTCCGGTGTGGACCCCTCAGACAGGCCTGTCATCTCCCCCTCCAAACTGAGCCCCGGGAATTTCACCCTAATGCCATCGCTTTGTGGAGCGGAGGCAGCTCTTGATGGCTCCTGCCTAGGCCGGAGCTGTATTAACCGCCAAAGCGGTATGGAATACTTTAAGAGCAGTGGAACTTCTTACTCTTTTgcactccctccttctctccttccctccctccctccctccctccttccctccttcccttgcTTCCCCCCAACTCTGTGGGTTAGATTCCTCCAGTCTGGGCTCTTATTGGGGATGGGTGAGCTTATTAGCTATAAACCACTCCATATGAGTTTGTCATGGAGCACGGTCGAGGTGGTGGTGCAGGTCTCGTGGCCTCCTCTGGAGgtccatgcatgcatgcgtgtgtgtgtgtgtgtgtgcatgtgtgtgtgtgtgtgtgcatgtgtgcatgtgtgtgtgtgtgtgcatgtgtgtgtgtgtgtgtgtatgtgtgtgtgtgtgtgtgtgcatgtgtgtgtgtgtgtgtgtgtgcatgtgtgtgtgtgtgtgtgtgtgtgtgtgtgagtgtgtgtgtgtgtgtgtgtgcgtgtgtgtgtgtgtgtgtgtgtgtgtgtatgtgtgtgtgtgtgtgtgtgcatgtgtgtgtgtgtgtgtgtgtgcatgtgtgtgtgtgtgtgtgtgtgtgtgtgtgtgtgtgtgtgtgtgagtgtgtgtgtgtgtgtgtgtgtgcgtgtgtgtgtgtgtgtgtgtgtgtgtgtgtgtgcgtgtgtgtgtgtgtgtgtggatggggagaTCAGGGAGTCAGAGCGCTCAGACCAGATCCTCTTTCAAAGCGCTCTCTGCGCAGGGCTCCCGGCAGTGCTGGATTCCTGCGGTCTGCTCTTGGTCGGAGCCGCGGGAGAACTTCACATTGGGAGAGGGAAAATTCCCCCTCTCAAGCTGGCTGCCTgccactactctctctctccctctctctccctctctctccctctatttcttagtctctctctgcctctctcgccctctgtctccttctctgcaTCATAATGGCTTTACCAACAGCATAgccatttcttttttcctctctctctctctctccgtctgttcCCCCTCTATTTCCTCTATTCTAAATAGCTTTGATTATTTTGATTACTTTGGAAGCCACCCATGTGCAGATTTGTTGTGTTTTCCAACCTTGTTCTCAGAGAGGTTTTTTGCTTGCGTCTGTGCAGTGGATGGCAGGGCCCACTGGATGTGTCAGCGCAGGTGGTTTGATGAGGCCGGTGGTGAAGCTTTGTTTGTAGGGCACTGATAACCATATCTCCATATCTGTACTTTCAGAGAAGTG encodes the following:
- the esyt1a gene encoding LOW QUALITY PROTEIN: extended synaptotagmin-1 (The sequence of the model RefSeq protein was modified relative to this genomic sequence to represent the inferred CDS: deleted 1 base in 1 codon) — protein: MEKDLPMPSGDAGPSADKELGAADSALPGNMQPHSRPGEHAVSVLWSFGKCLGALLPVYLAGYFGFSVSLVLFGLVIYMGWKHSRDEKHSRLQSAMYLLENEQDITTTRVFRSKRDLPSWVNFPDVEKVEWINKIIQQAWPFIGQYLEKLLVETIAPSIRASSTHLQTLSFTKVDLGDKAMRVVGVKAHTEHDKRQVMLDLYISFAGDVEINVEVKKYFCKAGVKGIQLHGKLRVILEPLIGDIPLVGAITMFFIRRPKLDINWTGLTNMLDIPGLNAMSDTMIMDAIASYLVLPNRLTVPLVADLHVAQLRSPLPRGIVRIHLLEAENLAAKDNYIKGVLAGKSDPYAVLRVGTQTFTSRHVDNNLNPQWREMYEVIVHEVPGQELEVEVFDKDHDQDDFLGRVKLDLDIVRKARLLDEWFPLKDAPSGQVHLRLEWLSLLPSAERLSEVLQRNQNLTISSKTAEAPSGCILVVYLDRAQDLPMKKGNKDPSPMVQLSVQDTTRESRTVFGTTDPIWEDAFTFFIQDPLKQDLDIQVKDDDRSLSLGSLAIPLDRLLVTPELTMDQWFQLENSGSASRLYLKAVLRLLWLDEDAIPISPVSPCPTSPGSGHGEGGVISEVTPGGSNLSPNPCVTRPKNTSPDEDFATEGVLRIHLVEAENLVAKDSFMGRKGKSDPYVKVRVGGVTFKSHVIKENLNPTWNEMYEVILTQLPGQEVQFELFDKDFDQDDFLGRFKINLRDLITAQFNDQWYTLNDTESGRVHLVMEWLPRVTDLTRLDQILQLQSQQAYQNKVVSSVALLFVYVDRAHGLPLKKSGKEPKVGAEISLEGVSYRTKVCDRSTSPRWDEACHFLVRDPKKDILTVKLSHSWGQALGALVLPLREMLAEPDLVLDCWLPLDGALPESEILLRAEVKLLDSKLVECLKASCDDVTDGDEIEEADHVIPSRDSDVAANLRHRAVPTNAGDGMSDDGGGGQVKLSLLYSSEESRLVITVYACRNLTACTKDGSDPYVSFILFPDKSRTTKRKTSVKKKDLNPEFNERFDFDLSLEEATQRRLDLSVKHSVSFMSREELIGKLQLELDQVDLSSGVTQWYALAEETT